The following proteins are co-located in the Bordetella bronchialis genome:
- a CDS encoding glycosyltransferase family 2 protein, which yields MPKPSVSVVIPVFNQSRFIGDAVRSVLAEQQGHLEVIVVDDGSTDDSGDKVQSVFGTSVRLIRQANRGPSAAINAGMLAAEGEHIALLGGDDVCLPGRFSRQLAFARSGGHDIVFSWPVLIDGDGRRLPDTAYPVFFDTVPAPDAMLCRLLLRDNFLCAPTVLMRAEAVQRIGLFHEGLIQLQDYDYWLRACGAGCSLGISQERDVQYRRHVRNLSSNDRELGTLAEIPVVIERALDLAEPAVIRAAFRHVFGVGAEPDEPLSAVEKSLFLMAHPRSEVRARGMQRWIGLFDDSSFPSVCERLRLDPFKILYNSASVHADPWRYQALARRTA from the coding sequence ATGCCGAAGCCTTCCGTATCCGTCGTTATCCCGGTCTTCAACCAATCCAGATTCATCGGCGACGCGGTCCGGAGTGTGCTCGCCGAGCAGCAGGGGCACCTCGAAGTCATCGTGGTCGATGACGGCTCGACCGACGATAGCGGCGACAAAGTGCAATCGGTATTCGGGACCTCGGTTCGCTTGATCCGTCAAGCGAACCGAGGTCCCAGCGCCGCCATCAATGCCGGAATGCTGGCCGCGGAAGGCGAGCATATCGCCCTGCTAGGTGGGGATGATGTTTGCCTGCCCGGGCGGTTTTCCAGACAACTCGCCTTCGCCAGGAGCGGCGGGCACGACATAGTGTTCTCGTGGCCCGTCCTCATCGACGGTGACGGGCGCCGGCTGCCGGACACCGCGTACCCGGTGTTCTTCGATACAGTGCCGGCGCCGGACGCGATGCTTTGCCGCTTGCTGCTCAGGGATAATTTCCTCTGCGCGCCGACAGTCTTGATGCGTGCGGAGGCAGTCCAGCGCATCGGGCTTTTCCATGAAGGTCTGATACAGCTTCAAGATTACGATTACTGGTTGCGCGCCTGCGGCGCCGGCTGTTCGCTCGGTATATCGCAAGAGCGGGATGTCCAGTACCGACGGCATGTCCGCAACTTGAGCTCGAATGACCGCGAGCTCGGCACGCTTGCCGAGATACCTGTCGTCATTGAGCGGGCGCTCGATCTGGCCGAACCGGCGGTGATCCGTGCCGCGTTTCGTCACGTGTTCGGGGTGGGCGCGGAACCGGACGAGCCCTTGTCCGCCGTGGAGAAGTCTTTGTTCCTGATGGCTCATCCCAGGAGCGAGGTACGGGCGCGCGGGATGCAACGATGGATCGGTCTCTTCGATGATTCTTCATTCCCATCGGTGTGTGAACGTTTGCGCCTGGATCCTTTTAAGATTCTCTACAACAGCGCTTCGGTGCATGCAGACCCGTGGAGGTACCAGGCCCTCGCGCGCCGCACGGCGTGA
- a CDS encoding DegT/DnrJ/EryC1/StrS family aminotransferase, whose amino-acid sequence MIPFFDIKAVHGPLAEELKGAFSRVLASGHVIMGPELSRFEKAFADYCGARHCIGVGNGLDALALAMRARGIGPGDEVLVPSQTFIATWLAVSMTGATPIPVEVDEKLCTIDPARIREKINGNTKAIMPVHLFGLPADMDPIMKIADEFGLFVLEDAAQAHGALYKGKRAGVLGHAAAFSFYPTKNLGGLGDGGAVVTNDDALAEELGRLRNYGSTQKYVHQVAGVNSRLDEIQAALLSVKLPLLDQWNEARRAIAARYTQALAGVQGLALPHVPEGAEHVYHLYVVRTDRRDELQHFLAEKGVTTLIHYPIPPHAQQAYAGMALTDDDLPIAARVARQSLSLPIWPQMSMEDVDSVAGLIKSFMA is encoded by the coding sequence ATGATCCCTTTCTTCGACATCAAGGCAGTACATGGACCGCTCGCGGAAGAACTGAAAGGCGCTTTCAGCCGCGTCCTCGCTAGCGGTCACGTCATTATGGGGCCGGAACTGTCCCGCTTCGAGAAGGCGTTTGCCGACTACTGCGGCGCACGCCACTGTATCGGCGTGGGCAATGGACTTGACGCCTTGGCGCTTGCAATGCGTGCCCGAGGTATCGGACCTGGTGACGAGGTCTTGGTCCCTTCACAGACGTTCATCGCAACGTGGCTGGCTGTGTCCATGACTGGTGCAACGCCGATTCCGGTGGAGGTCGACGAGAAACTCTGCACCATCGACCCTGCCAGAATCAGGGAGAAGATCAACGGCAATACCAAGGCCATTATGCCGGTGCATCTTTTCGGCTTGCCGGCCGACATGGACCCGATCATGAAGATCGCCGATGAGTTCGGCTTGTTCGTGCTTGAAGACGCGGCGCAGGCACATGGCGCCCTCTACAAGGGCAAGCGAGCCGGCGTGCTGGGGCATGCGGCGGCGTTTAGTTTTTACCCGACGAAGAACCTGGGCGGCTTGGGTGACGGCGGCGCGGTGGTGACCAATGATGATGCGCTGGCGGAAGAGCTGGGCAGGTTGCGCAATTACGGGTCGACGCAGAAGTATGTGCACCAGGTCGCCGGTGTGAACTCGCGTCTGGATGAAATCCAGGCGGCATTGCTTTCGGTAAAGCTTCCATTGCTGGACCAATGGAACGAGGCGCGCCGCGCGATAGCCGCGCGCTACACGCAAGCGCTGGCCGGTGTCCAGGGCCTTGCGCTGCCTCACGTACCCGAAGGCGCGGAACACGTGTATCACTTATACGTGGTCCGGACCGATAGAAGGGACGAACTGCAGCACTTCCTGGCCGAGAAAGGCGTAACGACGCTGATTCATTACCCGATTCCGCCTCACGCGCAGCAGGCCTATGCCGGCATGGCGCTCACGGATGATGACCTGCCTATTGCAGCTCGCGTGGCGCGGCAGTCCCTTTCGCTCCCTATCTGGCCGCAGATGTCGATGGAGGACGTCGATAGCGTTGCGGGCCTGATAAAGTCCTTCATGGCGTGA
- a CDS encoding sugar 3,4-ketoisomerase yields the protein MTEPTKTFLGGAIELVDLTKITDPRGNLTFVEGERHVPFPIRRVYYLYDVPSGEERAGHAHHELQQLIISVAGSFDLIVDDGHERVKISCNRPWQGVLMKSFVWRELNNFSSGAVCLVLASMPYQESDYIRDYQDFLSAVAQRGNK from the coding sequence ATGACAGAGCCGACCAAAACGTTTCTTGGAGGCGCGATCGAGTTGGTGGATCTGACCAAGATAACCGACCCGCGCGGCAACCTGACCTTCGTGGAGGGCGAGCGCCACGTACCCTTTCCGATCAGGCGGGTGTATTACCTATACGATGTCCCGAGCGGCGAGGAGCGCGCCGGGCATGCCCACCATGAATTGCAGCAACTCATTATTTCCGTTGCCGGCAGCTTTGACCTGATCGTGGATGATGGCCACGAACGCGTCAAGATAAGCTGCAACCGGCCGTGGCAGGGGGTCCTGATGAAGTCGTTCGTTTGGCGCGAACTTAATAATTTCTCTTCCGGCGCGGTTTGCCTGGTTCTGGCTTCCATGCCGTACCAGGAGTCAGATTACATCCGTGATTATCAGGACTTCCTGTCCGCGGTCGCGCAACGAGGCAACAAATGA
- a CDS encoding glycosyltransferase family 61 protein: MTPIHRFTTLVKGVRRAMRRYRTAWEQGWRATRVADFDVLFNAKWYATTGVGRLGRYFPWLHYLFVGAFRGRKPCPLFDGNWYLARYPDVNAAGINPLVHYLTRGAGEGRDPNPYFDSAWYLARYPDVAAGGMNPLVHYLRYGAGEGRDPNPVFSTEWYVTQHEDTCREQTNPLEYFVEFGQPRGDLPGPLFDPAWYAFENPDVVAAGQDPLVHYLQYGRHEGRRPAAGPNHFASIATLNGRLSGLPLSLEAAPASAILRIASVEKALSDAGAGVRGRLIYRAAGTAEGVLESQPYPREVSVAELRDVHVLAGTRYVLGGAQTLIHDEEDFFFDEPGAWVKYGRARRTESSKFYIGFGLRQLARLTSGISLMHEYSSNYFHLLTEVLPRLLLVEQTDIPAHVPLLIDEGLHDNLRRLLLYANGGRRRIVELERYTLYRTETLYQPSDVSVVVDAYEGGVAARQTALDVERIRAVVNRCRHAIGGLVGPSRGRKVYAARRGAIRNLLNQDELEAGLMDLGFEVVHPEKLSIEEQIGVFEQADVVVGPTGAQMTNIAWCRPGTRVIVLASDHHSHQLYMWQLLGRASGAEVAIMQGPRAYRRDDIFSVHDDYHVELRDVVNAVRSSERHTN; encoded by the coding sequence ATGACACCGATTCATCGATTTACCACTCTGGTCAAGGGCGTGAGGCGCGCGATGCGCCGCTACCGCACGGCCTGGGAACAGGGATGGCGTGCCACGCGTGTGGCGGACTTCGATGTTCTTTTCAACGCGAAGTGGTACGCGACTACCGGTGTCGGCAGACTGGGAAGATATTTTCCTTGGCTGCATTATCTTTTCGTCGGTGCATTCCGGGGGCGTAAGCCGTGTCCCTTGTTCGACGGCAACTGGTATCTCGCGAGGTATCCCGACGTTAACGCTGCGGGAATCAACCCGCTGGTTCATTACCTTACCCGCGGGGCAGGGGAGGGCCGGGACCCCAATCCGTACTTCGACTCGGCATGGTATCTGGCACGCTATCCGGACGTCGCGGCAGGCGGAATGAATCCACTGGTCCATTACCTGCGATACGGCGCCGGAGAGGGACGGGATCCCAATCCGGTATTTTCCACCGAGTGGTATGTCACGCAGCATGAAGACACTTGCCGCGAGCAGACGAATCCGCTGGAATACTTTGTAGAGTTCGGCCAACCGCGCGGTGATCTACCCGGGCCGCTGTTCGACCCGGCATGGTATGCCTTCGAGAATCCCGATGTCGTCGCCGCGGGGCAAGATCCACTGGTCCATTACCTGCAGTATGGCCGACACGAAGGACGGCGTCCGGCCGCAGGTCCGAATCATTTCGCGTCCATAGCGACACTCAATGGACGTCTGAGCGGTTTGCCGCTGAGCCTGGAAGCCGCTCCGGCGTCCGCCATACTCAGGATCGCATCGGTCGAGAAGGCCCTCAGTGACGCTGGCGCTGGTGTCCGAGGCCGGTTGATTTATCGTGCCGCAGGCACGGCCGAGGGCGTCCTGGAGTCACAACCGTACCCGCGGGAAGTATCGGTCGCAGAACTGCGGGACGTGCATGTGTTGGCCGGCACGCGTTACGTATTAGGCGGGGCGCAAACCCTAATCCACGATGAGGAAGATTTTTTCTTCGACGAGCCGGGGGCGTGGGTAAAATACGGCCGGGCTCGTCGGACGGAATCATCGAAGTTCTACATCGGGTTCGGGCTTCGGCAGCTTGCCCGGCTGACCTCCGGAATCAGCCTGATGCACGAATATTCGTCCAACTATTTTCACCTCCTTACCGAGGTGTTGCCAAGGCTCTTGCTCGTCGAACAGACGGATATACCCGCGCATGTTCCATTGTTGATCGACGAAGGGCTGCACGATAATCTGCGACGTCTACTCTTGTATGCGAATGGTGGTCGGCGGCGCATAGTCGAACTGGAGCGGTACACGCTCTACAGGACGGAGACTCTATATCAGCCTTCGGACGTTTCGGTGGTGGTAGACGCTTACGAGGGCGGTGTGGCGGCGAGGCAGACCGCGCTTGACGTCGAGCGTATCCGGGCAGTCGTGAATCGCTGCCGCCACGCCATCGGAGGCCTCGTCGGCCCCAGCAGAGGACGGAAGGTATACGCCGCCCGGCGCGGGGCGATACGCAACCTGCTCAACCAGGACGAGCTGGAGGCTGGGTTGATGGACTTGGGCTTCGAGGTGGTCCACCCCGAAAAACTGTCCATCGAGGAGCAGATAGGGGTTTTTGAGCAGGCGGACGTCGTGGTAGGCCCCACAGGCGCCCAGATGACCAATATCGCGTGGTGCAGGCCCGGTACACGCGTTATTGTGCTGGCGTCGGACCATCACAGCCACCAGTTGTATATGTGGCAATTGCTGGGGCGCGCATCCGGCGCCGAAGTCGCGATCATGCAAGGGCCACGGGCCTACCGCCGCGACGACATTTTCAGCGTGCATGACGACTATCATGTCGAGCTGCGCGATGTCGTCAATGCCGTGAGGTCGTCGGAGAGGCATACAAATTGA
- a CDS encoding ABC transporter ATP-binding protein, with translation MASVDFDQVSVDFPIYNASARSLKKRLFQVATGGQLGADEHGRVTVRALDNLTLQLRDGDRVGLVGHNGAGKSTLLRLLSGVYEPSSGRASIKGEIGSLIDISFGIDPEATGRENIFLRGALLGLDRMEIKERMDEIAEFSELGDFIDMPVRTYSSGMHLRLAFSVSTVIRPEILLMDEWLSVGDEGFRHKAEQRLSELVAATNILVIASHSRELVMNTCNRVIWLEHGKIRMEGPPQDVVPVYFGV, from the coding sequence ATGGCATCTGTCGATTTCGATCAGGTCAGTGTAGATTTTCCCATTTATAACGCCAGCGCCAGGTCCTTGAAGAAGAGGCTGTTCCAGGTTGCGACCGGTGGCCAACTCGGCGCGGACGAGCATGGCCGGGTGACAGTGCGTGCGCTGGATAACCTGACGCTGCAGCTACGCGACGGCGATCGGGTGGGCCTCGTCGGGCATAACGGCGCTGGTAAAAGTACCTTGCTTCGGCTATTGAGCGGGGTGTATGAGCCGTCCAGCGGACGAGCCAGTATCAAAGGCGAGATCGGCTCCCTTATCGATATCTCATTCGGCATCGACCCCGAAGCGACCGGCCGGGAAAATATCTTCCTGCGGGGTGCGCTGCTGGGCCTGGACCGGATGGAGATCAAGGAGCGGATGGACGAGATCGCGGAATTCTCAGAGCTGGGCGATTTCATCGATATGCCGGTCCGTACGTATTCTTCCGGCATGCACCTCCGTCTTGCATTTTCCGTGTCAACGGTAATCCGCCCGGAGATTCTGCTCATGGACGAGTGGTTGTCCGTCGGGGACGAGGGTTTCCGGCATAAGGCGGAGCAGCGTCTCTCGGAATTGGTCGCGGCGACGAATATCCTCGTGATCGCGAGCCATTCTCGCGAGCTGGTCATGAACACCTGCAACCGCGTTATATGGCTGGAGCACGGGAAAATAAGGATGGAAGGGCCACCCCAGGATGTCGTGCCCGTCTATTTCGGGGTGTAG
- a CDS encoding ABC transporter permease yields the protein MVTKLISGTASDLGGAVRRYHLAGTLGWQDVRQRYRRSSVGAFWLTISMGVVIGTIGIVFGQIFNSPMDQFLPFLSIGLIIWGFISTAITEGCTGFIAAEAVIKQLPIPLPVHIFRMLWRNMIILAHNIVIFPLVLVVVGKPLGWVALVSVPGFLLLMVNLLWVCICLATICARYRDIPQIVTSGLQIVFYLTPIMWLPHLLPGRASAYIIDANPFFHLIEIVRAPLLGQLPSTENWVVSLVMAVVGWVVTLLFYGKFRRRIAYWL from the coding sequence ATGGTTACAAAACTGATATCTGGGACGGCGTCCGACCTGGGCGGCGCGGTGCGTCGTTACCACCTCGCCGGGACGCTGGGCTGGCAAGACGTACGGCAACGCTATCGGCGCTCTTCTGTCGGCGCGTTTTGGCTGACCATCAGCATGGGCGTCGTGATTGGTACGATCGGCATCGTGTTCGGCCAGATCTTCAATTCGCCCATGGATCAGTTTCTGCCATTCTTGTCTATCGGGCTGATCATCTGGGGGTTCATTTCTACCGCCATTACGGAAGGTTGCACGGGGTTCATCGCGGCAGAAGCCGTCATCAAGCAACTCCCGATCCCACTGCCAGTGCATATTTTCCGGATGTTGTGGCGGAACATGATAATCCTGGCCCACAACATCGTCATATTCCCGCTTGTATTGGTGGTGGTCGGAAAACCATTGGGCTGGGTCGCCCTGGTCAGCGTGCCTGGGTTTCTGCTGCTTATGGTCAACTTGTTGTGGGTCTGCATCTGCCTCGCCACCATTTGCGCCAGGTATCGGGATATTCCGCAGATCGTCACGAGCGGATTGCAGATCGTTTTCTATCTGACACCGATTATGTGGCTGCCGCATCTGCTTCCAGGCCGCGCAAGTGCCTACATAATCGACGCCAACCCCTTTTTCCACCTGATCGAGATAGTCAGGGCACCTCTGCTGGGTCAACTGCCGTCTACGGAGAACTGGGTGGTTTCGCTCGTCATGGCCGTGGTGGGATGGGTGGTAACTTTGCTGTTTTATGGCAAGTTCCGTCGTCGCATCGCATACTGGCTATAA
- a CDS encoding rhamnan synthesis F family protein codes for MFSNVSRALKTIAGFAFFNGGLLAIPGKIVRMYRREGVAGFRRLYRAAYSGDAVSRPGPNRPRDRDDYAFEVPFRYVVRQPQVNCCAVIHVFYPDMAGLIRKYLENVPTGLDVYISTTSEEKKASIAAQFAGYGKGRVELRVFHNRGRDIAPKLVGFADVYERYDYVLSLHTKKSPHGGDMLAPWRDYLYEHLLGSPEIVKSIFELLRHDGVGMVFPQHFFPLRNHLKWGENYDRTRALLARMGTDLRDDVFLELPSGSMFWARTEALRPLLDLQLGFDDFDEEQGQIDGTLAHAVERAFLYALEGAGYTWAKVVLPHLYPLPQTIIPVNSPETIQSEFSRVHRLMLARPYRRSGA; via the coding sequence ATGTTTAGCAACGTCAGTCGTGCATTGAAGACGATTGCCGGCTTTGCCTTTTTTAATGGCGGCTTGTTGGCAATTCCCGGGAAGATCGTCCGTATGTATCGCCGGGAAGGCGTGGCCGGTTTCCGGCGCCTGTACCGGGCTGCGTACTCGGGCGACGCGGTATCTCGACCCGGACCCAACCGGCCCCGTGACCGGGATGACTACGCCTTCGAGGTTCCGTTCCGCTACGTCGTCCGCCAGCCGCAGGTAAATTGCTGCGCTGTCATCCATGTCTTCTATCCCGACATGGCCGGCCTTATACGAAAGTACCTGGAAAACGTTCCCACCGGCCTCGATGTATACATATCGACAACGAGCGAAGAAAAGAAAGCCAGCATCGCTGCGCAGTTCGCGGGGTATGGCAAGGGGCGTGTCGAGTTGCGGGTGTTTCACAACCGTGGTCGGGATATCGCGCCCAAGTTGGTCGGCTTCGCCGATGTCTATGAGCGGTATGACTACGTCCTGAGCCTGCATACGAAAAAATCGCCACATGGGGGCGATATGTTGGCCCCTTGGCGCGATTACCTCTACGAGCATTTGCTGGGTTCGCCGGAAATCGTTAAATCGATATTTGAGCTCCTGCGCCACGACGGCGTCGGGATGGTGTTTCCGCAACATTTCTTCCCGCTGCGTAATCACCTGAAGTGGGGGGAGAATTACGACCGGACTCGAGCGCTACTGGCGCGTATGGGGACCGACCTGCGCGACGACGTGTTCCTGGAATTGCCTTCGGGGTCGATGTTCTGGGCGCGGACCGAGGCGCTTCGCCCTTTGCTGGACTTGCAGCTTGGTTTCGATGACTTCGACGAAGAGCAGGGCCAGATCGATGGCACGCTCGCCCACGCCGTTGAAAGGGCGTTCCTCTATGCCCTGGAGGGCGCGGGCTACACGTGGGCGAAGGTGGTGCTCCCCCACCTTTATCCCCTGCCGCAAACCATCATCCCTGTAAACAGCCCCGAGACCATACAATCCGAGTTTTCCCGCGTTCACCGCCTTATGCTGGCGAGGCCATATCGTCGGTCGGGCGCCTAA
- a CDS encoding NAD-dependent epimerase/dehydratase family protein, giving the protein MRIEESRCLVLGAGGFLGTNLCNSLYGRAKAVKGFGRRGLFRCDAAVEWVGEEFLDGAQLQAAVEHCDVVFHLLGTTTPSSADADKLADLSHNVGGTLQLLEFCRQAGVRRVIFVSSGGTVYGRPTIVPTPESALPQPISAYGISKLSIERYLALYEHCYGLEQRVLRVANPYGPYQWAQRNQGAIAMFMRRALAHRPVHIWGDGSTVRDYLYVEDVVSALIASIAHEGPSRVFNIGSGVGRSLIEIVAAIERVSGVPLPIEFENDRPIDVPTNVLDIGLAATEMGWAPTTPFVEGLQRTWDWLRGAQAQLSEDLPRHV; this is encoded by the coding sequence ATGCGTATTGAAGAATCACGTTGTCTGGTTTTAGGAGCTGGTGGCTTTCTGGGGACCAACCTCTGCAACTCCTTGTATGGCCGGGCCAAGGCGGTCAAAGGTTTCGGCCGTCGCGGCCTGTTTCGTTGCGATGCAGCGGTGGAATGGGTAGGAGAAGAGTTCCTCGACGGCGCGCAACTGCAGGCCGCGGTGGAGCACTGTGATGTGGTTTTCCACTTGCTGGGAACCACCACGCCGTCGAGTGCCGATGCTGATAAGCTCGCCGATCTGTCGCACAACGTCGGAGGTACGCTGCAGCTGCTGGAATTCTGCCGCCAAGCAGGTGTCCGTCGCGTCATCTTCGTTTCTTCCGGAGGTACGGTGTATGGAAGGCCGACGATCGTCCCCACGCCCGAAAGTGCGTTGCCGCAGCCCATCTCGGCCTACGGCATATCAAAACTATCCATAGAACGGTATCTGGCGCTGTACGAACATTGCTACGGGCTGGAACAGCGTGTCCTGAGGGTGGCCAACCCTTATGGACCTTACCAATGGGCGCAGCGCAACCAGGGCGCCATCGCCATGTTCATGAGACGTGCGCTGGCGCACCGCCCTGTACACATATGGGGCGACGGCTCTACCGTACGCGACTATCTATACGTTGAAGATGTCGTGTCCGCCCTTATCGCCTCCATCGCTCACGAGGGGCCGAGCCGGGTGTTCAATATCGGCAGCGGTGTTGGGCGCTCGCTGATCGAAATCGTCGCGGCGATAGAGCGGGTTTCCGGTGTGCCTCTACCCATCGAATTCGAGAATGATCGGCCCATAGATGTGCCGACCAACGTCCTGGATATTGGCCTGGCTGCTACCGAGATGGGATGGGCTCCAACAACCCCGTTCGTGGAAGGACTGCAGCGCACGTGGGATTGGTTGCGAGGTGCCCAAGCGCAATTGTCGGAGGATCTTCCGCGCCATGTTTAG
- a CDS encoding glycosyltransferase family 4 protein produces the protein MSYQVWVGRAKRALRFRKEHGFLELTRRAALVALNPNVLKKIPVAESLEFTRLRPFGAPVTVSDVDANTINWFIPRPGRGSGGHLNIFRFIRNLEELGFECRIISSTANLASIDAAQMEKDIAEWFFPLRAKVYIGAESAPPAAISVATGWHTAYDVRNFRSTLHKCYFVQDFEPFFYAAGTEYALAEETYRFGFIGLTAGNWLADKLRAEYGMETHPVGFSYDREFYKPQPSRPRSGKAVFFYARPLTPRRGFELGVAVLAEVVRRIPDVSVIMAGGRLSGFEIPFAYEDVGIVDLDKLAELYGRCDVSLVLSFSNLSLLPLELMACGVPVVSNRAPCTEWLLNDSNCRLEGPSIDALASAICDVLENPAEAERLRLAGLETAHGTDWAVEGRRMAAVFSALTQDTGRKLPGAQA, from the coding sequence ATGAGCTACCAAGTTTGGGTAGGCCGCGCGAAGCGCGCGCTACGTTTTCGCAAGGAGCATGGCTTCCTCGAATTGACGCGCCGCGCGGCTCTCGTGGCGTTGAATCCCAATGTACTGAAGAAGATCCCGGTGGCGGAGTCGCTGGAATTCACCCGCCTGCGGCCGTTTGGCGCCCCGGTAACCGTCAGTGACGTTGACGCGAACACGATCAACTGGTTCATTCCGCGCCCGGGGCGAGGATCCGGCGGGCACTTGAATATATTCCGCTTCATTCGGAACCTTGAGGAACTGGGGTTTGAATGCAGGATCATTTCGTCGACCGCCAATCTGGCGTCTATCGATGCCGCCCAGATGGAAAAGGATATCGCTGAATGGTTTTTTCCGCTTCGGGCGAAAGTCTACATCGGTGCGGAGAGCGCTCCGCCAGCCGCAATTTCGGTCGCCACGGGCTGGCATACCGCATACGACGTCCGGAATTTCCGGTCTACATTGCACAAGTGTTATTTCGTGCAGGATTTCGAGCCGTTTTTTTATGCTGCCGGTACGGAGTATGCTTTGGCGGAAGAAACCTACAGGTTCGGGTTCATCGGGCTTACTGCAGGGAACTGGTTGGCCGACAAACTGCGCGCGGAATATGGCATGGAAACGCACCCGGTGGGTTTCTCCTATGATCGGGAATTCTACAAGCCCCAGCCATCGCGACCCAGGTCCGGGAAGGCGGTCTTCTTCTACGCGCGGCCATTGACGCCCCGACGCGGCTTCGAGCTCGGTGTGGCCGTCCTCGCTGAAGTCGTCCGCCGCATTCCCGATGTCTCCGTCATCATGGCTGGAGGCCGGCTTAGCGGCTTCGAGATCCCCTTTGCCTACGAAGACGTGGGCATTGTCGACCTGGATAAGCTGGCCGAGCTGTACGGGCGCTGCGATGTGAGCTTGGTGCTATCGTTTTCCAATCTTTCCCTGCTGCCGCTGGAGCTCATGGCGTGCGGCGTACCCGTCGTGAGCAATCGCGCTCCCTGCACGGAGTGGCTGCTGAATGACAGTAATTGCCGCCTGGAGGGACCGTCGATCGATGCGCTGGCAAGCGCGATTTGTGACGTGTTGGAAAATCCTGCGGAGGCGGAGCGCCTGCGCCTGGCCGGCCTGGAGACCGCACACGGAACGGATTGGGCCGTGGAAGGGCGGCGGATGGCGGCCGTGTTCAGCGCCCTGACCCAGGATACGGGGCGCAAGTTGCCCGGTGCCCAGGCGTAA